A part of Paenibacillus sp. sptzw28 genomic DNA contains:
- a CDS encoding glycoside hydrolase family 88 protein — translation MSVICWQDVMKRLEPKVDRMIGRLQGKYPHDAGNDGKYNCMGSDYWTTGFWPGILWIMYDMTGNKHYMDAAWNADAELEEWFVKPTEELHHDVGFQFLSTAVIKHTITGDADGLRRGLEAANFLAARYNPAGQFIRAWNADKHGWAIIDCMVNISLLFWASRITGDPRYKHIAVRHAETTMQHGIRNDGSTKHILSFDPETGEFIESFGGQGLSVESTWSRGASWGLYGYANAYVNSGDERFLDTAKRIAHYFIAALPEDHVPYWDFRLESFEGQPRDSSAAAIAASGLLDLAVIVPAGEKQLYKGAAERMLRSLTENYGTWDQPEHEAILLHGTGSGTSYIDKSLIFGDYYYVEAVAKLSGWKHRIY, via the coding sequence ATGAGCGTGATATGTTGGCAGGATGTAATGAAGAGACTTGAACCGAAGGTGGACCGCATGATCGGCCGGCTTCAGGGCAAATACCCGCATGACGCCGGGAATGACGGCAAATATAACTGTATGGGCTCCGATTATTGGACGACCGGATTTTGGCCGGGAATTCTCTGGATTATGTACGATATGACCGGCAATAAACACTATATGGACGCGGCCTGGAATGCAGATGCGGAACTGGAAGAATGGTTCGTCAAGCCAACCGAAGAGCTGCACCATGACGTCGGCTTTCAATTCCTGTCGACGGCGGTCATCAAGCATACGATCACGGGCGATGCGGACGGCCTTCGCAGAGGCTTGGAGGCGGCTAATTTCCTCGCGGCGCGGTACAATCCGGCCGGACAATTCATCCGTGCATGGAATGCCGACAAGCACGGCTGGGCCATCATCGATTGCATGGTGAACATATCGCTTCTCTTCTGGGCAAGCCGGATTACAGGCGATCCCCGCTATAAACATATCGCCGTCCGCCATGCGGAAACGACGATGCAGCACGGTATTCGGAATGACGGTTCAACGAAACATATCCTTTCCTTCGACCCGGAGACAGGTGAATTTATCGAGTCATTCGGCGGTCAAGGCCTTTCCGTCGAGTCGACATGGAGCCGGGGAGCCTCTTGGGGCTTGTACGGCTATGCCAATGCTTACGTCAATTCCGGCGATGAACGCTTCCTGGATACCGCCAAACGGATCGCTCATTACTTTATCGCAGCACTGCCGGAAGATCATGTGCCGTATTGGGACTTTAGGCTTGAGTCGTTCGAAGGCCAACCCAGGGACAGCTCTGCGGCAGCCATCGCCGCGTCAGGTCTTCTGGATCTGGCAGTAATCGTGCCTGCCGGAGAGAAACAGCTCTATAAAGGCGCGGCCGAGCGAATGCTTCGTTCACTAACCGAAAACTATGGAACTTGGGATCAACCGGAGCACGAGGCGATTCTCCTTCACGGAACTGGAAGCGGAACCTCTTACATCGACAAATCGCTTATCTTCGGCGACTATTATTATGTGGAAGCGGTCGCGAAGCTGAGCGGCTGGAAGCATCGGATCTATTGA
- a CDS encoding sugar ABC transporter permease, with protein MNADLPAMPTQNRGKKLLKKIVLHRYLYFMLLPCLIFFIVFSYIPMGGLILAFKEYKFNKGILGSPWVGFDYFVRFFNDYQSGMLIKNTLIISSMKLFLGLPFPIILALMINEVRSRWFKNLAQSISYLPYFLSWVVVIGIVQRVLAPDTGLLNQAVSAFGGDGSTYYLMDPHYFYQIMFGSNLWKNIGWDSIIYLAAIAGVNPDMYEAAKMDGAGKWREIWNITLPSIRPTIVILFILSLGNILSAGFDQLYLLRTPGNMQLADILDTYVIRVGLQGGQYGYATAVGMMQGVIGFLLVITANRLARRFSDTSIW; from the coding sequence ATGAATGCCGATCTGCCGGCTATGCCAACCCAAAATCGCGGGAAAAAGCTATTGAAAAAAATTGTACTGCACAGGTATTTGTACTTCATGCTTCTGCCGTGCCTGATTTTCTTCATCGTATTCTCATACATTCCGATGGGAGGCCTGATACTGGCCTTCAAAGAGTATAAATTCAACAAAGGCATCCTTGGAAGCCCGTGGGTAGGGTTCGATTATTTCGTCAGGTTTTTCAATGATTATCAAAGCGGCATGCTCATTAAAAATACACTGATCATAAGCAGCATGAAGCTGTTCCTCGGACTGCCGTTCCCGATTATTTTGGCCTTGATGATCAACGAGGTCCGCAGCCGCTGGTTCAAGAATCTGGCGCAAAGCATATCCTACTTGCCTTATTTTCTCTCCTGGGTCGTTGTTATCGGGATCGTGCAGCGGGTGCTCGCGCCGGATACCGGCTTGCTCAATCAAGCGGTCTCCGCTTTCGGCGGAGATGGAAGCACCTACTATCTTATGGATCCGCATTATTTCTATCAGATTATGTTCGGCAGTAACTTATGGAAAAACATCGGCTGGGACTCTATTATTTATCTGGCCGCAATTGCCGGAGTGAACCCCGATATGTACGAAGCGGCCAAAATGGACGGAGCCGGCAAATGGCGCGAGATCTGGAACATTACGCTCCCCTCGATCCGCCCGACGATCGTTATCCTCTTCATTTTATCGCTTGGAAACATACTTTCGGCGGGGTTCGATCAACTCTACCTGCTTAGGACGCCGGGCAATATGCAGTTAGCCGATATTTTGGACACCTATGTGATTCGTGTAGGCCTGCAGGGCGGCCAATACGGCTATGCGACCGCCGTGGGTATGATGCAGGGCGTCATTGGTTTTCTCTTGGTAATAACCGCCAATCGGCTCGCCCGAAGGTTTTCCGATACGTCAATATGGTAA
- a CDS encoding extracellular solute-binding protein, with product MLKLKKRNWFQMLSIALITAILIAGCSNAANEPKPGDSVSANKTGDSSANKTADKPATWIADRTVKGLIFMDADDYTEDMNPEILAKIKEMTGINFEIHMMTAEHSIDGLVAGLAAGDLPDFVSFYLNNSGRPEMPVVLKAAREGMFTDLTPLIKDTKVYSKYLQDDYLPLDTKYGVMFRPEFNGSTYFVHMNIARQGGYATRKYVGGPYIRKDIADALKIDPKTIMTSEQLYELAKQIKAGQFKDSNGKEVYPIGPAYWGGKEVGALYNDLMFGADDQHIRQDKDGKLKHESETEYPIKRVEFVQKLLKEKLIQPEYYTIDGSRATEGALNGSWAIIPDMHNYLDFNRDMHYVPIGPMNSIDGAYQMKVDYKSGYSAWAIPSTTKNPEEIVKFADFLASREGKLLWQYGIEGRDYTLDAKGNPIAKKEVIDLKRNNPDEAKKLGFAGVGNYWGELLGSTDIDRMADFGEMEYGDAAHPDLNAGALKIADHWGWDAKREKAVVQDGYTPLSFLGDFERGTDLKAAMDNYNDSIIRAYYSKNLDEAKKILDSASNQLKAAGLDDYLKLLEQKDTDPKTKLKF from the coding sequence ATGCTAAAATTGAAAAAACGTAATTGGTTTCAAATGCTGTCCATTGCGCTAATAACCGCTATTCTGATTGCGGGCTGTTCCAACGCCGCCAACGAACCGAAACCGGGTGATTCCGTATCGGCGAACAAAACCGGAGATTCGTCTGCAAATAAAACGGCGGATAAGCCGGCGACGTGGATCGCCGACAGGACGGTTAAAGGGCTTATCTTCATGGATGCCGACGATTATACGGAAGACATGAACCCTGAAATTCTGGCGAAGATCAAAGAAATGACGGGCATCAATTTTGAAATCCATATGATGACGGCAGAGCATTCGATCGATGGATTGGTCGCCGGACTTGCCGCAGGAGATCTGCCTGACTTTGTCTCTTTTTACCTTAACAACAGCGGACGGCCGGAAATGCCGGTCGTTCTGAAGGCGGCGCGCGAAGGCATGTTCACGGATTTAACCCCGCTGATTAAGGACACGAAGGTTTACAGCAAATATTTGCAGGACGATTATTTGCCTCTCGATACGAAATACGGTGTTATGTTCCGTCCGGAATTTAACGGATCGACTTATTTCGTTCATATGAACATCGCGAGACAAGGGGGCTATGCAACCCGGAAATATGTAGGCGGGCCATACATTCGTAAAGACATTGCCGATGCGCTCAAGATCGACCCTAAAACTATCATGACAAGCGAGCAGCTGTATGAGCTGGCCAAGCAGATCAAAGCAGGGCAATTCAAGGACAGCAACGGCAAAGAGGTATATCCGATCGGTCCGGCTTATTGGGGCGGTAAGGAAGTCGGCGCACTGTATAATGACCTGATGTTCGGGGCGGACGACCAGCATATCCGACAAGATAAAGACGGTAAGCTTAAGCATGAGAGCGAGACGGAATATCCCATCAAGAGAGTGGAATTCGTTCAAAAATTGCTGAAGGAGAAGCTTATCCAGCCGGAATACTACACCATTGACGGAAGCCGAGCAACGGAAGGCGCTCTGAACGGTTCGTGGGCAATTATTCCGGATATGCACAACTATTTGGATTTCAACCGCGATATGCATTATGTACCGATTGGACCGATGAATTCGATCGACGGCGCATATCAGATGAAGGTCGATTATAAATCGGGATATTCCGCTTGGGCGATTCCTTCAACAACGAAGAATCCGGAAGAAATCGTGAAGTTTGCCGATTTCCTGGCAAGCCGCGAAGGCAAGCTGCTGTGGCAGTACGGAATCGAAGGCAGAGACTATACGCTTGACGCCAAGGGCAACCCGATCGCCAAGAAAGAAGTGATCGACCTGAAGCGGAACAATCCCGATGAGGCGAAAAAGCTGGGTTTTGCCGGTGTCGGCAATTACTGGGGAGAGCTTCTCGGCAGCACGGACATCGACAGAATGGCTGATTTCGGCGAGATGGAATACGGCGATGCCGCTCATCCTGATCTGAATGCAGGCGCTCTGAAAATAGCCGATCACTGGGGCTGGGACGCAAAACGGGAAAAGGCAGTCGTGCAGGATGGCTATACGCCGCTTTCTTTCCTCGGCGACTTTGAGAGAGGAACCGATTTGAAGGCTGCGATGGACAATTACAACGACAGCATTATCCGCGCATATTACAGCAAGAATCTCGACGAGGCGAAGAAAATTCTCGACTCGGCATCAAACCAGCTGAAAGCCGCCGGCTTGGATGATTATTTGAAGCTGCTCGAGCAAAAAGACACAGATCCAAAGACAAAACTGAAGTTCTAG
- a CDS encoding carbohydrate ABC transporter permease, translating into MVGKAFYKMTPGEKIFTVVNYALIVLLCLTIVLPFLNILALSFNLGKDAERGGIFFWPRAWSLENYQEVFSSSNIASAFGISIFRTVVGTIASVFLTAMAAYALKSKTLPGVRFFTLLVFFTMLFSGGIIPYYMLLKSVHLTNSIWVYVIPSLYSAWNIIIMRTFFQQIHISLEESARIDGYNDFSIFMHVIMPLSRPVIAVIALFNAVNHWNDWFTGAFFVRESKLRPLSTLLQEMLTKAEALRSTLEQAAGSKYDMIDKIQVTGNSLKMATIIIVVAPIIVLYPFIQKYFAKGVMIGSIKE; encoded by the coding sequence ATGGTGGGAAAAGCGTTCTACAAGATGACACCGGGCGAAAAAATCTTCACTGTCGTTAACTACGCTTTGATCGTATTATTATGTTTAACGATTGTGCTGCCCTTCCTGAATATATTGGCGCTTTCATTCAATCTCGGGAAGGATGCGGAACGCGGAGGCATTTTTTTCTGGCCGAGGGCTTGGTCGCTGGAAAATTACCAGGAAGTGTTCTCCTCTTCGAACATAGCGAGCGCCTTCGGAATTTCTATATTCCGCACTGTTGTCGGTACGATTGCTAGCGTCTTTCTCACTGCCATGGCGGCTTACGCTTTGAAAAGCAAAACGCTGCCGGGCGTCCGTTTTTTTACACTGCTCGTTTTTTTCACGATGCTGTTCAGTGGGGGGATTATACCTTATTACATGCTGCTGAAGTCGGTTCATCTGACGAATTCGATTTGGGTCTATGTCATCCCGAGCCTCTACAGTGCCTGGAATATTATCATTATGCGGACCTTTTTCCAGCAAATCCACATTAGTCTGGAGGAATCCGCACGAATTGACGGCTATAACGATTTCTCAATCTTCATGCACGTGATCATGCCGCTTAGTCGGCCGGTAATTGCCGTTATTGCGCTGTTTAATGCGGTTAATCATTGGAATGACTGGTTTACGGGAGCGTTCTTCGTCCGGGAAAGCAAGCTGCGTCCGCTTTCAACACTCCTTCAGGAGATGCTTACGAAGGCCGAAGCGCTGCGCAGCACGCTGGAGCAGGCGGCAGGCTCGAAATACGACATGATCGATAAAATCCAGGTTACCGGAAATTCACTCAAGATGGCAACGATTATTATTGTGGTCGCGCCGATCATTGTGCTGTATCCTTTTATTCAGAAATATTTTGCCAAGGGCGTCATGATTGGTTCAATTAAAGAATAG